Proteins from one Deinococcus apachensis DSM 19763 genomic window:
- a CDS encoding ABC transporter ATP-binding protein, which translates to MIEVESLCKSFQTRSGGLLRGKRQTVEAVQNVSFRIAPGEVVGYLGPNGAGKSTTIKVLTGLLVPTSGRVEVGGLVPWRDRRRHVARLGAVFGQRTTLWWDLPVRDSLDLLRDVYRVPPGRFRENLRAFSELLDLGPFLGTPARSLSLGQRMRADLAAALLHGPDLLFLDEPTVGLDVVAKERIREFVAHVNAERGVTVLLTTHDLTDVERLARRVMIIDHGSLLYDGNLAELQSRFGSARELVVDFEAPPADPRVPGLHLLRAEGPRATYAFTGAAARPIALATAHAPVRDVTVREPDIEATIRRIYEGNLLAGNVS; encoded by the coding sequence ATGATCGAAGTCGAGTCCCTCTGCAAATCCTTCCAGACCCGTTCCGGTGGCCTGCTGCGGGGCAAGCGGCAAACGGTGGAGGCCGTGCAGAACGTGAGTTTCCGCATCGCGCCGGGCGAGGTGGTGGGCTACCTGGGGCCGAACGGCGCGGGGAAAAGCACGACGATCAAGGTGCTGACCGGCCTGCTGGTTCCCACCTCGGGACGGGTGGAGGTGGGCGGGCTGGTGCCGTGGCGGGACCGGCGGCGGCATGTGGCCCGGCTGGGCGCCGTGTTCGGGCAGCGGACGACCCTGTGGTGGGACCTGCCGGTGCGCGACTCGCTCGACCTGCTGCGTGACGTGTACCGCGTTCCACCCGGGCGTTTCCGCGAGAACTTGCGGGCCTTCAGCGAACTGCTCGACCTGGGGCCTTTTCTGGGCACACCCGCCCGCTCCCTCTCGCTGGGCCAGCGGATGCGGGCGGACCTGGCGGCGGCGCTACTGCATGGCCCGGACCTCCTCTTTCTGGACGAGCCGACCGTGGGCCTGGACGTGGTGGCGAAGGAACGCATCCGCGAATTTGTCGCCCACGTGAATGCCGAGCGGGGCGTGACAGTGCTGCTGACCACCCACGACCTGACCGATGTCGAGCGGCTGGCGCGGCGGGTCATGATCATCGACCACGGCTCGCTGCTGTACGACGGGAACCTAGCCGAGTTGCAATCCCGCTTCGGGAGCGCCCGCGAACTCGTGGTGGACTTCGAGGCCCCGCCCGCCGACCCCCGGGTGCCCGGCCTGCACCTGCTGCGCGCCGAGGGTCCCCGCGCCACCTACGCCTTCACGGGCGCGGCGGCCCGCCCCATCGCCCTGGCGACCGCCCATGCCCCCGTGCGCGACGTGACGGTGCGGGAACCAGACATTGAGGCGACGATCCGGCGGATTTACGAGGGAAACCTGCTGGCGGGCAACGTAAGCTGA
- a CDS encoding DNA-3-methyladenine glycosylase, with protein sequence MTAPLPPAFFNRDPVRVAREVLGATLVRVLPDGEVLSGRVVEVEAYDCRRDPACAAGRFHAARTMDMAILPGHWLFWTAHSHPLLQVSCREEGVAASMLIRALEPLTGIGTMLTYRPVTRERDLTNGPAKLVYALGLNPAEIAGARVDSPGLHLLPPAAPLPDDMVTVTARIGIQAGRNLPWRFLMKGNAWVSPGVPSMELLDSRS encoded by the coding sequence GTGACCGCTCCCCTCCCTCCCGCTTTTTTCAACCGGGACCCGGTGCGCGTCGCCCGGGAAGTTCTCGGCGCCACCCTCGTCCGCGTCCTGCCTGACGGCGAGGTGCTGTCGGGCCGGGTGGTGGAGGTTGAGGCATACGACTGTCGGCGAGATCCGGCCTGCGCGGCGGGACGCTTTCACGCCGCCCGCACGATGGACATGGCGATCTTACCCGGGCACTGGCTCTTCTGGACCGCCCACAGCCACCCCCTCCTGCAAGTCTCCTGCCGCGAGGAGGGCGTGGCCGCCAGCATGCTCATCCGCGCGCTGGAGCCCCTGACCGGCATCGGCACCATGCTCACCTACCGCCCCGTCACCCGTGAGCGCGACCTGACGAACGGCCCGGCCAAACTGGTCTACGCCCTGGGGCTGAATCCAGCCGAGATTGCCGGGGCGCGGGTGGATAGCCCGGGTCTCCATCTCCTGCCGCCCGCCGCCCCTCTGCCCGATGACATGGTGACGGTGACGGCGCGAATCGGCATCCAGGCGGGGCGGAATCTGCCGTGGCGCTTCCTGATGAAGGGGAACGCCTGGGTGTCGCCGGGTGTGCCGAGCATGGAATTGCTGGATTCCAGGAGCTAA
- a CDS encoding DNA glycosylase AlkZ-like family protein — protein sequence MPDTPLTPAALRAFAFRTLERQPSLQAALNAQGFVQADPIRAPARAQDLTLFQRVRGYRAGDLERLYPGLDAEEDMLPNYGFVTRPVQALLHPREPGESRAEREHQGLLAEVRAVVEERGEVHPRDVAGAVGRGRVVNAWGGQSAATTRILDAMHRRGEVRVTRRVGGVRLYGPAPHLAALREAPLPEAERVRRAVHLLAALYGPLPEASLGYLVSLSHYGLPHLRGEMRAAFRTAVREELTGAGVDGLRYVWPAEWNVDEVRAPRGVRIVGPFDPLVWDRRRFEHLHGWTYRFEAYTPPAKRQFGYYALPLFQAERAVGWANLKVEGGELRSEVGFIPGVRETAALRKGVEAELERYRAFLGLESEGRQG from the coding sequence ATGCCCGACACGCCCCTCACCCCCGCCGCCCTGCGGGCCTTCGCCTTCCGCACGCTGGAGCGGCAGCCCTCCCTCCAGGCCGCCCTGAACGCCCAGGGCTTCGTGCAGGCCGACCCCATCCGCGCCCCCGCACGCGCCCAGGACCTCACCCTCTTCCAGCGCGTGCGGGGTTACCGGGCGGGCGATCTGGAGCGCCTCTACCCCGGGCTCGATGCCGAGGAGGACATGCTGCCCAATTACGGCTTCGTGACGCGGCCGGTGCAGGCCCTCCTCCACCCGCGCGAGCCCGGCGAGTCGCGCGCCGAGCGGGAACACCAGGGGCTGCTCGCCGAGGTGCGGGCCGTCGTGGAGGAGCGGGGCGAGGTGCACCCCCGCGACGTGGCCGGGGCGGTGGGCCGGGGCCGGGTGGTGAACGCCTGGGGCGGGCAGTCGGCGGCGACCACCCGGATTCTGGACGCGATGCACCGCCGGGGCGAGGTGCGGGTCACGCGGCGGGTGGGGGGCGTGCGGCTCTACGGCCCGGCCCCACATCTGGCGGCCCTGCGGGAGGCGCCCCTCCCCGAGGCCGAGCGGGTGCGCAGGGCCGTTCACCTGCTCGCCGCCCTCTACGGCCCGCTGCCGGAGGCCAGCCTGGGCTACCTCGTCTCGCTCTCGCACTACGGCCTGCCCCACCTGCGGGGCGAGATGCGCGCCGCCTTCCGAACGGCCGTCCGCGAGGAACTGACGGGCGCGGGGGTGGACGGCCTGCGCTACGTCTGGCCCGCCGAGTGGAACGTGGATGAGGTGAGGGCGCCGCGCGGCGTGCGGATCGTCGGCCCCTTCGACCCTCTGGTGTGGGACCGCCGCCGGTTCGAGCACCTGCACGGGTGGACGTACCGCTTCGAGGCGTACACGCCCCCGGCCAAGCGGCAATTCGGCTACTACGCGCTGCCCCTCTTTCAGGCCGAGCGCGCGGTGGGCTGGGCGAACCTGAAGGTGGAGGGGGGCGAACTCCGCAGCGAGGTGGGGTTTATTCCGGGCGTGCGCGAGACGGCGGCCCTCCGGAAAGGAGTGGAGGCCGAGCTGGAGCGGTATCGGGCGTTTCTGGGATTGGAGAGTGAGGGCCGTCAGGGCTGA
- a CDS encoding phosphotransferase family protein, producing MTLSLLADVRDALAGRGPAVLSRRWPRELQAAFPGPHRRVEAWMGEGAAFARYATPHGPLFLKYLPAGWRDERAFARIGREGAYLRDLAPLSPVPHAPLLHLALDPARLRAHLLTRDLTDGTTGWGAFRTDAEREAALCEIVRLLARHHAFWLNRPELKGEWAWDPERTVRRAARVAAAPAPDWTPDEVRVVGEAAQALPALLKSTCGVTLTHGDIHAGQVLWPVGGGPPILIDYGQAHGAPLGEDLAHLLHIRLEAADRARLGPGLREAYRAELIAHGHPLTSAQLTAEECAGLALNVLTTARQARREGSSGVRDALRRVTEAWLAQP from the coding sequence TTGACCTTGAGCCTGCTGGCGGACGTGCGGGACGCACTCGCCGGGCGTGGTCCCGCCGTTTTGTCCCGCCGCTGGCCGCGTGAATTGCAGGCCGCCTTTCCCGGCCCCCACCGCCGCGTTGAGGCGTGGATGGGGGAGGGGGCCGCCTTCGCGCGGTACGCGACCCCGCACGGTCCCCTCTTCCTGAAGTACCTCCCGGCGGGGTGGCGGGACGAGCGGGCGTTCGCGCGGATAGGGCGGGAGGGAGCCTACCTGCGCGACCTCGCGCCGCTTTCCCCCGTGCCGCACGCGCCGCTCCTGCATCTGGCCCTCGACCCCGCCCGTCTCCGTGCCCATCTGCTCACCCGTGACCTGACGGACGGGACGACCGGCTGGGGCGCGTTCAGGACGGACGCCGAGCGGGAGGCGGCCCTGTGCGAAATCGTGCGCCTGCTCGCCCGTCACCACGCCTTCTGGTTGAACCGGCCCGAGCTGAAGGGCGAGTGGGCCTGGGACCCGGAACGGACCGTCCGCCGTGCCGCGCGCGTCGCCGCCGCGCCTGCCCCCGACTGGACGCCCGATGAGGTGAGGGTGGTGGGGGAGGCGGCACAAGCTCTTCCCGCATTGCTGAAGTCCACTTGCGGCGTGACTCTCACCCACGGCGACATTCATGCCGGGCAGGTGCTGTGGCCGGTCGGCGGCGGCCCGCCCATCCTGATCGACTACGGGCAGGCGCACGGGGCACCGCTCGGGGAGGACCTGGCCCATCTGCTCCACATACGTCTGGAGGCGGCCGACCGTGCCCGTCTCGGCCCTGGCTTGCGGGAGGCGTACAGAGCCGAACTTATCGCCCACGGCCACCCGCTCACCTCTGCCCAACTCACTGCTGAGGAATGTGCCGGGCTGGCGCTCAATGTGCTGACCACCGCGCGGCAGGCCCGGCGGGAGGGGAGCAGTGGCGTGCGGGACGCGCTGCGGCGGGTGACGGAGGCGTGGCTCGCTCAGCCCTGA
- the glmM gene encoding phosphoglucosamine mutase codes for MSERKYFGTDGVRAVAGEFPLTAAWVMGLGAAAGEVLKRESARPSVVIGKDTRHSGDMLEAALAAGLTSRGVTVIHVGVLPTPGVSYLTRHLGADAGVVISASHNPYQDNGIKFFGRDGQKLSDETEHEIETAIDEVPNFAPVTGVDLGSVTNYTEAERLYVGFLRSHAPDLTGLRVAMDCANGAAYRVGPRVFQAAGADVFAVYTTPDGHNINRGCGSTHLDHLQRIVREGDYDLGVAFDGDADRALFVDSRGNVVQGDHMLLLGARARGERAVVTTIMANMALEVKLREAGIGLERTAVGDRYVHERLHEQGLTLGGEQSGHILFLDQSPTGDGVLTALLTLAAMRKVGTTLDALHDELVMFPQTLVNVRVADKKAISRDDVVQAAVQQAEARLNGRGRVNLRPSGTENLIRVMVEGPDEAEIHEVARTLAGVVEERGRAG; via the coding sequence ATGAGCGAACGGAAGTATTTCGGGACGGACGGCGTCCGGGCGGTCGCGGGCGAGTTCCCCCTCACCGCCGCGTGGGTGATGGGCCTGGGCGCGGCGGCGGGCGAGGTCCTGAAACGGGAGAGTGCGCGTCCCAGCGTGGTGATCGGCAAGGACACCCGCCACAGCGGCGACATGCTGGAGGCCGCCCTCGCCGCGGGCCTGACGAGCCGGGGCGTCACGGTCATTCACGTGGGCGTGCTGCCCACCCCAGGCGTCAGCTACCTCACCCGGCACCTGGGCGCCGACGCGGGCGTGGTGATCTCCGCCTCGCACAACCCCTATCAGGACAACGGCATCAAGTTCTTCGGCCGCGACGGCCAGAAGCTCAGCGACGAGACGGAACACGAGATCGAGACCGCTATCGACGAGGTGCCGAACTTCGCCCCCGTCACGGGCGTGGACTTGGGGTCCGTCACGAACTACACCGAGGCCGAGCGGCTGTACGTGGGCTTCCTGCGCTCGCACGCGCCCGACCTGACCGGGCTGCGGGTGGCGATGGACTGCGCGAACGGCGCCGCCTACCGGGTCGGCCCGCGGGTCTTCCAGGCGGCGGGGGCGGACGTGTTCGCCGTCTACACCACGCCCGACGGCCACAACATCAACCGGGGCTGCGGCTCCACCCATCTCGACCACCTCCAGCGCATCGTGCGCGAGGGGGACTACGACCTGGGCGTGGCCTTCGACGGCGACGCTGACCGCGCCCTCTTCGTGGACTCGCGCGGGAACGTGGTGCAGGGCGACCACATGCTGCTGCTGGGCGCCCGCGCCCGGGGGGAGCGCGCGGTGGTGACGACCATCATGGCGAACATGGCGCTGGAGGTGAAGCTGCGCGAGGCAGGGATAGGGCTGGAGCGCACTGCCGTCGGCGACCGCTACGTCCACGAGCGGCTGCACGAGCAGGGCCTCACGCTGGGCGGCGAGCAGAGCGGCCATATCCTCTTCCTCGACCAAAGCCCCACCGGGGACGGCGTGCTGACCGCCCTGCTGACCCTCGCCGCGATGAGGAAGGTGGGCACCACGCTGGACGCCCTGCACGACGAACTCGTGATGTTCCCGCAGACACTGGTGAACGTCCGCGTGGCCGACAAGAAGGCCATCTCCCGCGACGACGTGGTACAGGCCGCCGTGCAGCAGGCCGAGGCGCGGCTGAACGGTCGTGGCCGCGTGAACCTCCGTCCCAGCGGCACCGAGAACCTGATCCGCGTCATGGTCGAGGGCCCCGACGAGGCCGAAATCCACGAGGTCGCGCGGACGCTGGCCGGAGTGGTGGAGGAGCGGGGGCGGGCGGGCTGA
- the polA gene encoding DNA polymerase I, giving the protein MTAPSPDTLVLIDGHALAFRSYFALPPLSNSKGEPTHAILGFLRHTLRLARQASNQVIVVFDPPGGTFRHEQYDGYKSGRAQTPSDLPAQINRIRDIVDVLGWPRLEEPGYEADDVIGTVTKMAEGKGFQVRIVTSDRDSYQLLDDHVRVISNDFSLIGPDEVQEKYGVTVRQWVDYRALTGDASDNIPGAKGIGPKTAAKLLQQYGTLDTVLEAARSGTLEPKGTREKLLASEADVLFSRDLSRMVTDLPLKVELGAQRGAGDPARLEALLDELELASLKKEVLGLGKGAPTPAEEGTPTSSSASFQAPPIAEWRMPGEGVTWGYVLSREDDLTADLIAAATFDGQVARVAPVEQRAGIEAEAEGVLIAAAPDSPLFTDLTDEPPKKLTKAEQKAAEKAAKAQQKEAERRAAKFPPVVNEAEFIGQRTLTAAGAKALAAHLSVRGTVVEPGDDPLLIAYLLDPANTNMPTTAQRYLNLTWPDDAATRAAITYRLLRDLPPQLDEPRRKLYEDVEIPLSAVLARMEVRGVRLDSDYIRGLSEAMAGRIATLETEIHRLAGREFPIRSRDQLETVLYDELGLATGKKTKLTGKRSTAVSALEPLRDEHPIIPAILEYRELEKLRGTYLDPLPNLVNPRTGRLHTTFNQTTAATGRLSSLNPNLQNIPIRSETGREIRKGFIADEGYCLISADYSQIELRLLAHIADDPLMRQAFQEGVDIHRRTAAQVLGLNEATITPNQRRAAKTVNFGVLYGMSTHRLSNDLSISYVEAAGFIDTYFSTYPGIRRYIERTLDFGREHGYVETLYGRRRYVPELKAQNRTLREAGERLAYNMPIQGTAADIIKVAMVRLDRELEARGARLLLQVHDELLIEAPEDRAEDIASFTREVMEGAAQLSVPLAVEVGVGPNWYDTK; this is encoded by the coding sequence ATGACTGCCCCCTCTCCCGACACGCTGGTGCTGATCGACGGGCACGCGCTGGCGTTCCGCTCGTATTTCGCGCTGCCGCCGCTCAGCAACAGCAAGGGGGAACCCACGCATGCAATCCTGGGTTTCCTGCGCCACACGCTGCGGCTGGCGCGGCAGGCGTCGAACCAGGTCATCGTGGTGTTCGACCCGCCGGGGGGGACCTTTCGGCACGAGCAGTACGACGGCTACAAGTCGGGCCGGGCGCAGACGCCCAGTGATCTCCCCGCGCAGATCAACCGCATCCGCGACATCGTGGACGTGTTGGGTTGGCCCCGGCTGGAGGAGCCCGGCTACGAGGCCGACGACGTGATCGGCACCGTCACCAAGATGGCCGAGGGCAAGGGCTTTCAGGTCCGCATCGTGACGAGCGACCGCGATTCCTACCAGCTTCTCGACGACCACGTGCGGGTCATCAGCAATGACTTCTCCCTGATCGGCCCCGACGAGGTGCAGGAGAAGTACGGCGTGACCGTGCGGCAGTGGGTGGATTACCGCGCGCTGACGGGCGACGCCAGCGACAACATCCCCGGCGCCAAGGGCATCGGGCCGAAGACGGCGGCCAAGCTGCTCCAGCAGTACGGGACGCTGGACACCGTGCTGGAGGCGGCGCGGTCGGGCACGCTGGAACCCAAGGGCACCCGCGAGAAGCTCCTCGCCTCAGAGGCGGACGTGCTGTTCAGCCGCGACCTCTCGCGCATGGTGACCGACCTGCCGCTGAAGGTGGAACTGGGCGCTCAACGTGGCGCGGGTGACCCGGCCCGGCTGGAGGCCCTGCTTGATGAACTCGAACTCGCCTCGCTCAAGAAGGAGGTGCTGGGGCTGGGGAAAGGGGCACCCACGCCCGCCGAGGAGGGCACGCCCACGTCCTCCTCCGCATCCTTCCAGGCGCCGCCCATCGCGGAGTGGCGCATGCCGGGCGAGGGGGTCACCTGGGGCTACGTCCTGTCGCGCGAGGACGACCTGACCGCCGACCTGATCGCGGCGGCGACCTTTGACGGGCAGGTGGCCCGGGTGGCGCCGGTCGAGCAGCGAGCGGGGATTGAGGCGGAGGCGGAAGGAGTCCTGATCGCCGCCGCCCCCGACAGCCCGCTGTTCACAGACCTGACGGACGAGCCCCCGAAAAAGCTCACCAAGGCCGAGCAGAAAGCCGCCGAAAAGGCCGCGAAGGCGCAACAGAAGGAGGCCGAGCGCCGCGCCGCGAAGTTCCCCCCCGTGGTCAACGAGGCGGAGTTCATCGGGCAGCGGACGCTGACGGCGGCGGGCGCCAAGGCGCTGGCCGCCCACCTCAGCGTGCGGGGCACGGTGGTCGAGCCGGGGGACGATCCGCTCCTCATCGCCTACCTGCTGGACCCGGCGAACACGAACATGCCGACGACCGCTCAGCGGTATCTGAACCTCACCTGGCCGGACGACGCCGCCACCCGCGCTGCGATCACATACCGGCTGCTGCGCGACCTCCCACCCCAGCTCGACGAGCCGCGCCGCAAGCTGTACGAGGACGTGGAAATACCGCTCTCGGCGGTGCTGGCACGCATGGAGGTGCGTGGCGTGCGGCTCGACAGCGACTACATCCGCGGTCTCTCGGAGGCGATGGCGGGCCGCATCGCCACTCTGGAGACCGAGATTCACCGCCTGGCGGGCCGCGAGTTCCCCATCCGCAGCCGCGACCAGCTTGAGACCGTGCTGTATGACGAACTCGGCCTGGCGACTGGCAAGAAGACGAAGCTGACAGGCAAGCGCAGCACCGCCGTCTCGGCCCTCGAACCGCTGCGCGACGAGCATCCCATCATCCCCGCGATCCTGGAATACCGTGAGCTGGAGAAGCTGCGGGGCACGTACCTCGACCCCCTGCCCAACCTCGTCAATCCGCGCACCGGGCGGCTGCACACCACCTTCAACCAGACGACGGCCGCCACGGGGCGCCTGAGCAGCCTCAACCCCAACCTCCAGAACATCCCCATCCGCTCGGAAACGGGCCGCGAGATTCGCAAGGGCTTCATCGCCGACGAGGGCTACTGCCTGATCAGCGCCGACTACTCGCAGATCGAGCTGCGGCTGCTGGCGCATATTGCCGACGACCCCCTGATGCGGCAGGCCTTCCAAGAGGGCGTGGACATTCACCGCCGCACCGCCGCGCAGGTCCTCGGGTTGAATGAGGCGACGATCACCCCCAACCAGCGCCGCGCGGCCAAGACGGTCAACTTCGGCGTGCTGTACGGGATGAGCACCCACCGCCTCAGCAACGACCTGAGCATCTCGTACGTCGAGGCGGCGGGCTTTATCGACACCTACTTCAGCACCTATCCCGGCATCCGGCGCTATATCGAGCGCACCCTGGACTTCGGGCGCGAGCATGGCTACGTCGAGACGCTGTATGGCCGCCGCCGCTACGTGCCCGAGCTGAAGGCGCAAAACCGCACCCTGCGCGAGGCGGGCGAGCGGCTGGCGTACAACATGCCGATTCAGGGCACCGCCGCCGACATCATCAAGGTGGCGATGGTGCGGCTGGACCGGGAACTGGAGGCGCGGGGCGCTCGCCTGCTCCTGCAAGTCCACGACGAACTGCTCATCGAGGCGCCGGAGGACCGGGCGGAGGACATCGCCAGCTTCACCCGAGAGGTGATGGAAGGCGCGGCGCAGCTCAGCGTGCCCCTGGCGGTCGAGGTCGGGGTCGGGCCGAACTGGTACGACACGAAGTAG
- a CDS encoding HAD family hydrolase gives MSIRAVFWDIGGVLLTNGWDREQRADVVARFGLDAQDFGERHKLAVPELERGRMSLSEYLEQTIFHAPRDFTPGDFRAAMEAESQPHAGTLALARELGGRHRMYALNNESRDLNEYRVRTYGLGTFLLGFFTSCYLGVMKPNPAMYRLGLSLAHVQPEEALMVDDRAQNVEAARSVGMHAVHYHHGNAARLREELAALGVE, from the coding sequence ATGTCGATTCGGGCGGTGTTCTGGGATATCGGCGGCGTGCTCCTCACGAACGGCTGGGACCGCGAGCAGCGGGCGGACGTGGTAGCGCGCTTCGGGCTGGACGCGCAGGACTTCGGCGAGCGGCACAAGCTGGCCGTGCCCGAACTCGAACGGGGCCGCATGAGCCTCTCCGAGTACCTGGAGCAGACGATCTTCCACGCCCCTCGGGACTTCACGCCGGGCGACTTCCGCGCGGCGATGGAGGCCGAGAGCCAGCCGCACGCGGGGACGCTGGCCCTCGCACGCGAGTTGGGTGGGCGCCACCGGATGTACGCCCTGAACAACGAGAGCCGCGACCTGAACGAGTACCGCGTCCGCACCTACGGGCTGGGCACCTTCCTGCTGGGCTTTTTCACCTCCTGCTACCTGGGTGTGATGAAGCCCAACCCGGCGATGTACCGTCTGGGCCTGAGCCTCGCCCACGTCCAGCCCGAAGAGGCCCTGATGGTGGACGACCGCGCGCAGAACGTCGAGGCCGCCCGCTCGGTGGGGATGCACGCCGTGCATTACCACCACGGGAACGCCGCGCGCCTCCGGGAGGAACTGGCAGCGCTGGGAGTGGAGTAG
- a CDS encoding WD40 repeat domain-containing protein has protein sequence MTGAIISLVPGSGDDSGSLTPAPDLQTLAWLNRAGDAFTVRTPERRWTARLSGLRGTQSLTFSPDGRTRAAMNVYGYVQLWDVAMGRRRATLGWRSQPRSLTFHPTRPVLAVNETGAPEGSVTLWDTKAGEKVRTSQGLKSALRPLLFAPDGTLLVPMPRYTVGWVDPQSGQVVRRLATFTEPREPGVPFRTCARDVDAASFRADGEQLLTHSSKRRGDTTGLYDVPGGGLLKTFDTRESAPSLRPMEGH, from the coding sequence GTGACGGGGGCGATCATCTCCCTCGTTCCGGGGAGTGGAGACGACTCGGGCTCGCTGACTCCCGCACCCGACCTCCAGACCCTCGCGTGGCTTAACCGGGCGGGCGACGCCTTCACCGTTCGCACTCCGGAGCGGCGGTGGACGGCCAGGCTGTCAGGTCTGCGCGGCACCCAGTCCCTCACCTTCAGCCCCGACGGCCGCACCCGGGCCGCCATGAACGTCTATGGCTACGTGCAACTGTGGGACGTGGCGATGGGTCGGCGGCGGGCCACTCTGGGGTGGCGTTCGCAACCCCGCAGCCTGACGTTCCACCCCACTCGGCCGGTCCTCGCCGTGAACGAGACCGGGGCGCCGGAGGGCAGCGTGACCCTCTGGGACACCAAGGCGGGCGAGAAAGTCCGGACGAGCCAGGGACTCAAATCGGCGCTCCGCCCCCTTCTCTTCGCGCCCGACGGCACCCTGCTGGTGCCCATGCCCCGGTATACGGTCGGCTGGGTGGACCCGCAGAGCGGGCAGGTGGTGCGGAGGCTCGCCACCTTCACCGAGCCCCGCGAGCCCGGCGTTCCTTTCAGGACCTGCGCGCGGGACGTCGACGCGGCCAGCTTCCGGGCGGACGGGGAGCAATTGCTCACCCACTCCAGCAAGCGGCGTGGCGACACGACGGGCCTCTACGATGTGCCGGGCGGCGGGCTCCTGAAGACCTTCGACACCCGGGAGTCCGCCCCATCCTTGCGCCCGATGGAAGGACATTGA
- a CDS encoding cyclic-di-AMP receptor → MKLVLAVIQDADAAALVRVLSENAFEVTKLASTGGFLREGNTTLMIGVPDERLGDLKRHVQQTCRTRTRLVTPSVPMGEQGEGMANDPVEVAVGGAVMFVLGVQEFVKV, encoded by the coding sequence ATGAAGCTGGTTCTCGCCGTGATTCAGGATGCCGACGCCGCCGCCCTGGTGCGCGTGCTGTCGGAAAACGCCTTCGAGGTCACCAAGCTGGCGAGCACGGGCGGCTTTCTGCGCGAGGGCAACACCACTCTGATGATCGGCGTGCCCGACGAGCGCCTGGGTGACCTCAAGCGCCACGTCCAGCAGACCTGCCGCACCCGCACCCGCCTGGTGACCCCCAGCGTCCCGATGGGCGAGCAGGGCGAGGGCATGGCGAACGACCCGGTGGAGGTCGCGGTGGGGGGCGCGGTGATGTTCGTGCTGGGCGTGCAGGAATTTGTAAAGGTCTGA